From the genome of Lotus japonicus ecotype B-129 chromosome 6, LjGifu_v1.2, one region includes:
- the LOC130723750 gene encoding protein phosphatase 1 regulatory inhibitor subunit PPP1R8 homolog — protein MYGRASGLDRFKKAQTLEPFSVAVNSSSRNVAQPSSKKVEGHSSAWPPAQSQTSVHQSQHEQQQHASQKAVGVEAAPLLGQSQHVTQVGGGQSTWQPPDWAIEPRPGVFYLEVLKDGQVLDRINLDRRKTIFGRQVQTCDFVLDHQSVSRQHAAVVPHKNGSIYVIDLGSAHGTFVANERLTKDSPVEFEVGQSLRFAASTRVYVLRKNDAALFPRPPALTEINFPPPPDPSDEEAVVAYNTLLNRYGINKSDLVSKSNESGSSASVKNKDYQSERPAKRRKTVAFRDQVGGELIQVVGISDGADVETEPGPVGVKEGSLVGKYESLVQITVIPKGKEQSSVKEEADSSQKGVTDKLQEVMKKIKTPVKTGIYDDLYGESFSVKVGSSWAYSTSSTGERASSDKEDEKGNTLSGKSDSKPSNADGDEEDDDDLFG, from the exons ATGTATGGGAGAGCATCAGGTCTTGATAGGTTTAAGAAAGCGCAAACTTTGGAACCTTTCTCTGTCGCTGTCAATTCGTCTTCGAGAAATGTTGCCCAACCCTCTAGCAAAAAAGTAGAAGGGCATTCCTCTGCTTGGCCGCCCGCTCAGTCGCAAACTTCTGTTCACCAATCACAACATGAGCAGCAACAgcatgcttctcagaaagccgTGGGGGTGGAGGCGGCTCCGTTGTTGGGGCAGAGTCAGCATGTGACTCAGGTAGGAGGAGGGCAATCGACGTGGCAGCCGCCGGATTGGGCGATTGAGCCGCGGCCGGGTGTTTTTTACCTCGAGGTTTTGAAGGATGGACAGGTGCTTGATCGGATTAATCTGGACAGACGGAAGACTATCTTTGGGAGGCAAGTCCAGACTTGTGATTTTGTGCTTGATCATCAATCTGTCTCTCGCCAGCATGCTGCAGTCGTTCCTCACAAAAATGGGAG CATATATGTAATTGATTTGGGATCTGCTCATGGTACATTTGTTGCAAATGAGCGATTGACTAAGGATTCACCAGTTGAGTTTGAAGTGGGGCAATCGTTGCGGTTTGCTGCATCAACAAGAGTATATGTATTAAGAAAGAATGATGCAGCTCTTTTCCCTCGGCCTCCAGCACTCACGGAGATTAATTTCCCACCACCTCCTGACCCGTCTGATGAAGAAGCTGTTGTTGCATATAATACGCTTCTGAACCGTTATGGCATCAACAAGTCTGATCTAGTGTCCAAATCTAATGAGTCTGGTAGTTCAGCAAGTGTCAAAAATAAGGATTACCAATCAGAAAGACCGGCTAAAAGAAGGAAGACTGTTGCCTTCAGGGATCAAGTCGGGGGAGAGTTAATCCAGGTTGTTGGAATTTCAGATGGCGCAGATGTAGAAACAGAACCTGGTCCAGTTGGTGTTAAAGAAGGAAGTCTTGTCGGTAAATATGAATCTCTTGTACAGATTACTGTAATACCAAAGGGGAAAGAGCAGTCCTCTGTTAAGGAGGAGGCAGATTCATCCCAAAAAGGTGTGACTGATAAACTACAAGAAGTCATGAAAAAGATCAAAACCCCTGTTAAAACTGGGATTTATGATGACCTTTATGGAGAATCATTTTCTGTCAAAGTTGGATCTTCCTGGGCATATTCAACTTCCAGTACCGGTGAACGAGCTTCTTCAGATAAGGAGGATGAAAAAGGGAATACGTTAAGTGGGAAATCAGACAGTAAGCCAAGCAATGCTGATGGagatgaagaggatgatgatgatttgtTTGGGTGA
- the LOC130722573 gene encoding C2 and GRAM domain-containing protein At1g03370-like, which produces MKLVVRVIEGRNLPPMDPNGLSDPYVRLQLGKQRFRTKVIKKSLNPKWDEEFSFRVEDLNEELVISVMDEDKFFNDDFMGQLRVPVSLVFEEDIKSLGTAWYTLTPKSKKFKNKESGEIRLHIYFSQKSASVESNVNGDLLFHPRKLADSATESPSRSSTGHSSSSSPLREDIVSAKDEKSGTQKTLTGRIAQIFNKSSDMSSTPSRRSIDSDQSEISKAEISEITTEDQSTPQSTNETFEEAMRKMQSADQGSEIPSNLPLGVFIDQHYIIAPEDLNKFLFSSESDFLKSLTEIQGNTELQIGPWKFENGGESFKRLVTYVKAPSKLIKAVKAYEEHTYLKADGKNFAVLASVSTPDVMYGSTFRVEVLYVITPGPELPSEEQCSRLVVSWRMNFLQSTMVKGMIENGARQGMKESFQQYADLLSQTVKPFDLKDLSSGKEQALASLHAEPQSDWKLAVQYFANFTVVSTIFMGLYVLVHIWLAAPSTIQGLEFVGLDLPDTIGEFVVCAVLVLQGERMLRLISRFIQARARKGSDHGIKAQGDGWLLTVALIEGSNLASVDSSGFSDPYVVFTCNGKTRTSSIKFQKSNPLWNEIFEFDAMDDPPSVLDVEVYDFDGPFDEAASLGHAEINFLKANISDLADIWVPLEGNLALAVQSKLHLRIFLDNTRAGNVAKEYLNKMEKEVGKKINLRSPQTNSAFQKLFGLPPEEFLINDFTCHLKRKMVLQGRLFLSARIIGFHANLFGKKTNFFFLWEDIEDIQVIPPTFSSMGSPIIVITLRPGRGTDARHGAKTQDQQGRLKFHFQSFVSFGVAHRTIMALWKARSLSPEQKIKVVEEESDTKSLISEESGGSLLGLDDVSMSEIYSCALPIPASFLMELFSGGELDRRVMEKSGCLNYSYTPWVSENKDISERAVYYKFEKRVSSYKGEVTSTQQRSPLLDGKGWLVEEVMNIHGVPLGDHFNIHLRYQIEDSPPKAKGCRVQVLFGLEWLKSTKNQKRITKNIQQNLQERLKVTFSLAEKELLPK; this is translated from the exons atGAAGCTTGTGGTTCGGGTGATTGAAGGAAGGAACTTGCCACCGATGGATCCTAATGGGTTGAGTGATCCGTACGTGAGGCTGCAGTTGGGGAAGCAGAGGTTCAGGACTAAGGTGATCAAGAAGAGTTTGAATCCCAAGTGGGATGAAGAGTTTAGCTTTAGGGTGGAAGACCTTAATGAAGAGCTTGTTATCTCTGTCATGGATGAAGATAAGTTCTTCAATGATGACTTTATGGGCCAGCTTAGAGTTCCAGTCTCACTTGTTTTTGAGGAGGATATCAAATCCCTTGGCACTGCTTGGTATACTTTGACACCCAAAAGCAAGAAGTTCAAGAACAAGGAGTCTG GTGAGATTCGTTTGCACATTTACTTTTCACAAAAGAGCGCATCTGTGGAGTCAAACGTTAATGGTGATCTGTTATTCCATCCAAGAAAACTTGCTGATTCAGCTACTGAATCGCCTTCGAGATCTTCCACGGGTCATTCAAGCTCATCTTCTCCTCTGAGGGAAGATATTGTGTCTGCTAAGGATGAAAAGTCTGGTACACAAAAAACACTCACAGGCAGAATTGCTCAAATCTTTAATAAGAGCTCTGATATGTCTTCAACCCCATCCCGGAGAAGCATTGACTCAGACCAATCTGAAATTAGTAAAGCAGAAATTAGTGAGATCACAACTGAGGATCAGTCCACTCCTCAGTCCACTAATGAGACTTTTGAAGAAGCTATGAGAAAAATGCAGTCAGCAGATCAAGGCAGTGAAATTCCTAGCAACCTACCACTAGGGGTGTTTATTGATCAACACTATATTATTGCACCAGAAGACTTGAACAAGTTTCTATTTTCATCTGAATCAGATTTTCTAAAGTCATTGACAGAGATTCAGGGTAATACGGAATTGCAAATTGGTCCTTGGAAGTTTGAGAATGGCGGCGAGAGCTTCAAAAGATTAGTTACATACGTCAAGGCTCCCAGTAAGTTAATTAAGGCTGTCAAAGCCTATGAGGAACACACATATTTAAAAGCTGATGGGAAGAACTTCGCTGTTCTAGCCAGTGTCAGCACTCCTGATGTTATGTATGGGAGTACCTTTAGGGTTGAAGTACTCTATGTGATCACACCTGGACCAGAGTTGCCCTCAGAAGAACAGTGTTCACGTCTGGTTGTATCATGGCGAATGAATTTTTTACAGAGCACCATGGTTAAAGGAATGATCGAAAATGGGGCTCGACAAGGTATGAAAGAAAGCTTTCAGCAGTATGCTGATTTGTTATCTCAGACTGTTAAACCTTTTGATTTAAAGGACCTTAGTTCTGGTAAGGAACAAGCTTTGGCATCATTACATGCAGAGCCCCAGTCAGATTGGAAGCTGGCAGTGCAGTATTTTGCTAATTTCACAGTAGTCTCAACCATTTTCATGGGATTGTATGTGCTTGTGCACATATGGCTGGCTGCACCCAGTACCATTCAAGGGCTTGAGTTTGTGGGACTTGACTTGCCAGATACAATTGGTGAATTTGTTGTTTGTGCTGTCTTGGTTCTTCAAGGGGAACGCATGCTGCGTTTAATCTCACGCTTCATACAAGCCAGAGCACGAAAAG GCAGTGACCATGGAATTAAAGCACAAGGAGACGGGTGGTTACTAACTGTTGCCTTGATTGAAGGAAGCAATTTAGCTTCTGTTGATTCTAGTGGGTTCTCTGATCCATATGTGGTGTTTACTTGCAATGGGAAAACAAGAACCAGTTCAATCAAGTTCCAGAAATCAAACCCTTTATGGAATG AAATATTTGAGTTTGATGCAATGGACGATCCTCCTTCTGTGCTGGATGTGGAAGTTTATGATTTTGATGGGCCTTTTGATGAAGCTGCATCTCTAGGACATGCtgaaattaattttctaaaagCAAACATTTCAGATCTTGCTGATATATGGGTTCCTCTTGAAGGAAATTTGGCTTTGGCAGTTCAGTCTAAGCTGCACTTAAGAATTTTCTTGGACAACACTAGAGCTGGAAATGTTGCAAaagaatatttaaataaaatggagAAAGAGGTTGGGAAGAAG ATTAATTTGCGGTCTCCTCAAACAAATTCAGCATTCCAGAAACTCTTCGGGCTTCCACCTGAGGAATTTCTCATCAATGATTTCACCTgtcatttgaaaagaaaaatggtCCTGCAG GGCCGCCTATTTCTGTCCGCAAGAATAATTGGATTTCATGCAAATTTGTTTGGAAAGAAGacaaatttcttttttctttgggAAGATATTGAAGACATTCAGGTCATTCCTCCTACATTTTCATCAATGGGGAGTCCAATAATTGTCATAACTCTTCGGCCAGGTAGAGGTACCGATGCAAGACATGGTGCAAAAACACAAGATCAACAAGGCAGGCTAAAGTTCCATTTCCAGTCCTTTGTGTCTTTTGGTGTTGCACACAG AACTATCATGGCTCTCTGGAAGGCCAGATCCTTGAGTCCTGAACAGAAGATCAAAGTTGTTGAAGAGGAATCTGACACCAAAAGCCTTATAAGTGAAGAAAGTGGCGGCTCATTACTTGGCCTGGATGACGTTAGCATGTCTGAGATTTATTCCTGTGCTCTTCCAATTCCT GCCAGTTTCCTCATGGAGCTATTTAGCGGAGGAGAGTTGGATCGTCGGGTCATGGAAAAATCTGGTTGTCTTAATTATTCTTATACTCCTTGGGTATCAGAGAACAAGGATATCTCTGAGAGGGCAGTATATTACAAATTTGAGAAGCGTGTTTCGAGttataaaggtgaagtgacaAGTACTCAGCAAAGATCTCCCCTTTTGGATGGAAAGGGTTGGCTTGTGGAAGAAGTTATGAATATTCATGGAGTTCCTCTTGGCGATCATTTCAAT ATACACCTTCGCTACCAAATTGAGGATTCACCCCCAAAAGCAAAAGGATGTAGAGTACAAGTATTATTTGGACTTGAATGGCTGAAAAGCACAAAGAATCAGAAAAGGATTACAAAGAACATCCAACAAAATCTGCAGGAGCGTTTAAAGGTGACCTTTAGTCTAGCTGAGAAGGAGCTTTTACCAAAATAG
- the LOC130723774 gene encoding farnesyl pyrophosphate synthase 1, with product MADLKSTFLNVYSVLKSELLHDPAFEWSDESRQWVDRMLDYNVPGGKLNRGLSVIDSYRLLKEGQALNDDEIFLASALGWCIEWLQAYFLVLDDIMDNSHTRRGQPCWYRIPKVGLIAANDGILLRNHIPRILKKHFRGKPYYADLLDLFNEVEFQTASGQMIDLITTLEGEKDLSKYTLSLHRRIVQYKTAYYSFYLPVACALLMAGENLDNHIDVKDILVEMGTYFQVQDDYLDCFGDPQTIGKIGTDIEDYKCSWLAVKAVELSNEEQKKVLYENYGRPDPENVAKVKVLYNKLNLQGVFAEYESSTYEKLVSSIDAHPSKAVQAVLKSFLAKIYKREK from the exons ATGGCAGATCTCAAGTCCACATTCTTGAATGTCTACTCCGTCCTCAAATCGGAGCTCCTCCACGACCCCGCCTTCGAGTGGTCCGATGAATCTCGTCAATGGGTTGACCGG ATGCTGGACTACAATGTTCCTGGAG GGAAGCTGAACCGTGGTCTGTCAGTTATTGACAGCTATAGATTGCTAAAAGAAGGACAGGCATTAAATGATGACGAAATTTTCCTTGCTAGTGCTCTTGGTTGGTGTATTGAATGG CTTCAGGCATATTTTCTTGTTCTTGATGACATTATGGATAACTCTCACACACGTCGGGGTCAGCCATGCTGGTATAGAATACCCAAG GTTGGACTGATTGCAGCAAATGATGGAATTCTCCTACGAAATCATATTCCCCGTATCCTTAAGAAACACTTCAGGGGAAAGCCATACTACGCTGATCTTCTTGATTTGTTCAATGAG GTTGAGTTCCAGACTGCTTCAGGACAGATGATAGATCTGATCACCACACTGGAAGGAGAAAAGGACCTTTCCAAATACACATTATCACT GCATCGGCGTATTGTTCAGTACAAGACTGCCTATTATTCATTTTACCTTCCA GTTGCATGTGCATTGCTCATGGCTGGTGAGAATCTGGATAACCATATTGATGTGAAGGACATTCTTGTTGAGATGGGAACATACTTTCAAGTTCAG GATGATTATTTGGATTGCTTTGGTGATCCTCAAACAATTGGAAAG ATAGGTACAGATATTGAAGATTATAAATGCTCTTGGTTAGCTGTGAAAGCAGTGGAACTTAGCAATGAAGAACAAAAGAAAGTTTTATAT GAAAACTATGGGAGACCAGATCCAGAAAATGTTGCTAAAGTGAAGGTCCTGTATAACAAGCTTAATCTTCAG GGTGTATTTGCTGAGTATGAGAGCTCGacctatgagaagcttgtgagctCCATTGACGCTCATCCTAGCAAAGCAGTTCAAGCTGTCTTGAAGTCCTTCTTGGCTAAAATTTACAAGAGGGAGAAGTAG